Proteins encoded in a region of the Sebastes fasciatus isolate fSebFas1 chromosome 9, fSebFas1.pri, whole genome shotgun sequence genome:
- the LOC141774147 gene encoding glycine N-acyltransferase-like protein 3 isoform X2 has translation MKVLNSEELQIAEGVLLKHLPKSFKVYGFLYGINRKKPTTLEVVVDTWPDFKVIICRPDPKNKRALEFMKKVAYYSTDEEILKKILTEENAIDWSTYFVIAGCDISHVPMLKEVSADREVSNRCYVTVHLLYLPDSSHLLPAAVDSELESRISTLNLSHVDLVNKTWKFGGNKQGYMNIKNLISNFPSCCITDDQGQPVSWVLVYDYCAMGLLYTLPEHRGRGYAKVLVSTLAKRLFAEGYPVFCNIEEENEVSYRLFKNLGFIEDPSYRAQWWEFNF, from the exons gtTTACGGTTTCCTATATGGGATTAACAGGAAGAAACCAACCACACTGGAGGTCGTCGTTGATACCTGGCCTGACTTTAAGGTCATCATTTGCCGACCTGACCCCAAG AACAAGCGCGCCCTGGAGTTCATGAAAAAGGTGGCTTACTACAGCACGgatgaagagattttaaagaaaatactGACAGAGGAGAATGCAATTGACTGGAGCACTTATTTTGTTATTGCAG GATGTGACATTTCCCATGTCCCCATGCTCAAAGAAGTGTCTGCTGACAGAGAAGTCAGTAACCGATGCTATGTCACGGTGCATCTCCTGTATTTGCCAGACAGCAGCCATCTACTCCCAGCAGCAGTTGACAG TGAGCTTGAATCGAGGATTTCCACTCTTAACCTTTCCCACGTTGACTTGGTGAATAAAACCTGGAAGTTCGGAGGGAACAAGCAGGGTTACATGAACATTAAAAACCTCATCAGCAACTTCCCATCCTGCTGCATCACTGACGACCAGGGCCAGCCGGTGTCCTGGGTTCTGGTGTATGATTACTGTGCTATGGGCTTATTGTACACTCTGCCagaacacagagggagaggctACGCCAAAGTCCTGGTCAGCACCTTGGCAAAGAGGCTCTTCGCTGAGGGCTACCCAGTGTTCTGCAACATAGAGGAGGAGAACGAGGTCTCCTACAGGCTATTTAAAAACCTGGGCTTCATTGAGGATCCCTCATACAGGGCGCAATGGTGGGAATTCAACTTTTGA
- the LOC141773587 gene encoding glycine N-acyltransferase-like protein 3: MKVLNSEELQIAEGVLLKHLPKSFKVYGILYGINRKKPTTKEVIVDTWPDFKVIICRPDPKNKRAVEFMKKVAYYSMDEEILRKILTEENAIDWSTFFHIAGCDISHVPMLKEVSADREVNNRCHIPVHLLYLPDSSHLLPPAVDSELESRISTLNLSHVDLVNKTWKFGGNKQSYMNIKNFISNFPSCCITDDQGQPVSWVLMYDSFAMGLLYTLPEHRGRGYAKVLASTLAKRLFAEGYPVFCNIEEENEVSYRLFKNLGFIEDPSYRAQWWEFNF; the protein is encoded by the exons ATGAAGGTCCTGAACTCAGAAGAACTACAGATTGCTGAAGGAGTTCTGCTTAAACACTTACCCAAGAGTTTTAAG GTTTACGGTATCCTATATGGGATTAACAGGAAGAAACCAACCACAAAGGAGGTCATCGTTGATACATGGCCTGACTTTAAGGTCATCATTTGCAGACCTGACCCCAAG AACAAGCGCGCCGTGGAGTTCATGAAAAAGGTGGCTTACTACAGCATGGATGAAGAGATTTTAAGGAAAATACTGACAGAGGAGAATGCAATTGACTGGAgcactttttttcatattgcag GATGTGACATTTCCCATGTCCCCATGCTCAAAGAAGTGTCTGCTGACAGAGAAGTCAACAACCGATGCCATATCCCGGTGCATCTCCTGTATTTGCCAGACAGCAGCCATCTACTCCCACCAGCAGTTGACag TGAGCTTGAATCGAGGATTTCTACTCTTAACCTTTCCCACGTTGACTTGGTGAATAAAACCTGGAAGTTCGGAGGGAACAAGCAAAGTTACATGAACATTAAAAACTTCATCAGCAACTTCCCATCCTGCTGCATCACTGACGACCAGGGTCAGCCGGTGTCCTGGGTTCTGATGTATGATTCCTTTGCTATGGGCTTATTGTACACTCTGCCAGAGCACAGAGGGAGAGGCTACGCCAAAGTCCTGGCCAGCACCTTGGCAAAGAGGCTCTTCGCTGAGGGCTACCCAGTGTTCTGCAACATAGAGGAGGAGAACGAGGTCTCCTACAGGCTATTTAAAAACCTGGGCTTCATTGAGGATCCCTCATACAGGGCGCAATGGTGGGAATTCAACTTTTGA
- the LOC141774147 gene encoding glycine N-acyltransferase-like protein 3 isoform X1, which translates to MKVLNSEELQIAEGVLLKHLPKSFKVYGFLYGINRKKPTTLEVVVDTWPDFKVIICRPDPKNKRALEFMKKVAYYSTDEEILKKILTEENAIDWSTYFVIAGCDISHVPMLKEVSADREVSNRCYVTVHLLYLPDSSHLLPAAVDSELESRISTLNLSHVDLVNKTWKFGGNKQGYMNIKNLISNFPSCCITDDQGQPVSWVLVYDYCAMGLLYTLPEHRGRGYAKVLVSTLAKRLFAEGYPVFCNIEEENEVSYRLFKNLGFIEDPSYRAQWWEFNF; encoded by the exons ATGAAGGTCCTGAACTCAGAAGAACTACAGATCGCTGAAGGAGTTCTGCTTAAACACTTACCCAAGAGTTTTAAG gtTTACGGTTTCCTATATGGGATTAACAGGAAGAAACCAACCACACTGGAGGTCGTCGTTGATACCTGGCCTGACTTTAAGGTCATCATTTGCCGACCTGACCCCAAG AACAAGCGCGCCCTGGAGTTCATGAAAAAGGTGGCTTACTACAGCACGgatgaagagattttaaagaaaatactGACAGAGGAGAATGCAATTGACTGGAGCACTTATTTTGTTATTGCAG GATGTGACATTTCCCATGTCCCCATGCTCAAAGAAGTGTCTGCTGACAGAGAAGTCAGTAACCGATGCTATGTCACGGTGCATCTCCTGTATTTGCCAGACAGCAGCCATCTACTCCCAGCAGCAGTTGACAG TGAGCTTGAATCGAGGATTTCCACTCTTAACCTTTCCCACGTTGACTTGGTGAATAAAACCTGGAAGTTCGGAGGGAACAAGCAGGGTTACATGAACATTAAAAACCTCATCAGCAACTTCCCATCCTGCTGCATCACTGACGACCAGGGCCAGCCGGTGTCCTGGGTTCTGGTGTATGATTACTGTGCTATGGGCTTATTGTACACTCTGCCagaacacagagggagaggctACGCCAAAGTCCTGGTCAGCACCTTGGCAAAGAGGCTCTTCGCTGAGGGCTACCCAGTGTTCTGCAACATAGAGGAGGAGAACGAGGTCTCCTACAGGCTATTTAAAAACCTGGGCTTCATTGAGGATCCCTCATACAGGGCGCAATGGTGGGAATTCAACTTTTGA